A window of Corallococcus macrosporus DSM 14697 contains these coding sequences:
- a CDS encoding LysE family translocator, with product MLFDLTRLTAYLLAVLALILTPGPDTMYVLARSLGQGRKAGIVSALGIFVGCLFHIAAAAFGLSALLATSALAFTVVKWGGAAYLVWMGVQMLRAPDAAPEEVRALPALGLRRIFRDGVVTNVLNPKVAVFFLAFLPQFVDASAGSTGLQFLGLGLMFSVTGTSWLVVLAASAGAFGGWMRRNPRVAAWQKRVTGGVFVVLGARLALQRQA from the coding sequence ATGCTCTTCGATTTGACCCGCCTCACCGCATACCTCCTGGCGGTGCTCGCGCTCATCCTGACGCCCGGGCCGGACACGATGTACGTGCTGGCCCGGAGCCTGGGGCAGGGGCGCAAGGCGGGCATCGTCTCCGCGCTGGGCATCTTCGTCGGGTGCCTGTTCCACATCGCGGCGGCGGCCTTCGGCCTGTCGGCGCTGCTCGCGACGTCCGCGCTGGCCTTCACCGTGGTGAAGTGGGGCGGAGCGGCCTACCTGGTGTGGATGGGCGTGCAGATGCTGCGCGCCCCGGACGCGGCCCCCGAGGAGGTGCGGGCGCTCCCGGCCCTGGGGCTGCGGCGCATCTTCCGCGACGGCGTGGTCACCAACGTGCTGAACCCGAAGGTGGCCGTGTTCTTCCTGGCCTTCCTGCCGCAGTTCGTGGACGCGTCCGCGGGCTCGACGGGGCTCCAGTTCCTGGGGCTCGGGTTGATGTTCTCCGTCACGGGCACGTCGTGGCTGGTGGTGCTGGCGGCGTCGGCGGGGGCCTTCGGGGGCTGGATGCGGCGCAACCCGCGGGTGGCGGCGTGGCAGAAGCGCGTCACGGGCGGCGTCTTCGTGGTGCTGGGGGCTCGGCTGGCGTTGCAGCGCCAGGCGTAG
- the aqpZ gene encoding aquaporin Z: protein MDATTDRAALARAGKHHQHEAVRKYVAEFIGTFVLVLGGVGAAVLAGDHIGFQGVALAFGLSLLAMVYVIGPISGCHVNPAVTLGLLLTGKMEGKDAAGYMVAQCAGAIVAAGVVLLIAGGMPGGYSVAAQGLATNGYGAASPDGFGMGSAFLTEVVLTFLLVFTVLGATDARAPVGFAGLAIGLVLTLIHLVGIPVTNTSVNPARSLGPAVFAGSVPLGQLWLFIVAPLLGGATAAAVYRTVFRPSVPISAEEAERALRREREARIADERAGTRAPV, encoded by the coding sequence ATGGATGCAACCACGGACAGGGCCGCGCTGGCTCGGGCTGGCAAGCACCACCAACATGAAGCCGTCCGGAAGTACGTTGCCGAGTTCATCGGGACGTTCGTCCTGGTGCTGGGCGGCGTCGGGGCGGCCGTGCTGGCGGGGGACCACATCGGCTTCCAGGGCGTGGCGCTCGCGTTTGGCCTGTCGCTGCTGGCCATGGTGTACGTGATTGGGCCCATCTCCGGCTGCCATGTGAATCCGGCGGTGACGCTGGGCCTCCTGCTCACGGGGAAGATGGAGGGCAAGGACGCGGCCGGCTACATGGTGGCGCAGTGCGCGGGGGCCATCGTCGCGGCGGGCGTGGTGCTGCTGATTGCCGGGGGCATGCCCGGGGGCTACTCGGTGGCGGCGCAGGGGCTGGCGACCAATGGCTATGGTGCCGCCTCGCCGGACGGCTTTGGCATGGGGTCGGCCTTCCTCACCGAGGTGGTGCTCACCTTCCTGCTCGTCTTCACGGTGCTGGGCGCCACGGACGCGCGCGCGCCGGTGGGCTTCGCGGGGCTGGCCATTGGCCTGGTGCTGACGCTCATCCACCTGGTGGGGATTCCGGTGACGAACACGTCGGTGAATCCGGCGCGCAGCCTGGGGCCGGCGGTGTTCGCGGGGAGCGTGCCCCTGGGGCAGCTCTGGCTGTTCATCGTGGCCCCGCTCCTGGGAGGCGCCACCGCGGCGGCGGTGTACCGCACGGTGTTCCGTCCTTCCGTGCCCATCAGCGCGGAGGAGGCCGAGCGGGCGCTGCGGCGCGAGCGTGAGGCGCGAATCGCGGACGAGCGGGCGGGGACGCGCGCGCCCGTCTGA